One genomic window of Salvelinus alpinus chromosome 9, SLU_Salpinus.1, whole genome shotgun sequence includes the following:
- the LOC139584144 gene encoding beta-1,3-galactosyl-O-glycosyl-glycoprotein beta-1,6-N-acetylglucosaminyltransferase 3-like: MSPLRLSSSQSVFRNLSLIVLSGAICLFLWAALRPCSDRKTLRSPDLPLHYAADLSACSAIIRGDTEGLEKEQLSTLLKTKKKSQLLSEAFYHTVTRDCQRFVTDREFITMPLSPEEEEFPIAFSMVIHEKIEMFERLLRALYTPQNVYCVHIDQKSSEDFKSAVRAIVSCLPNVFVASKIESVIYASWSRVQADLNCMEDLLKSPVQWRYLLNTCGTDFPIKTNAEMVQALKLLNGKNSMESEVTNGYKKGRWQFHHNVTDTVVRTAVKKTPPPINTPMFSGNAYFVVSRAFVRHVMKSQEVRVLLEWEKDTYSPDEHLWATLQRMPAVPGSNPPNSKYQQSDMNSMARVVRWSYHAGDVRSGAPYPHCSGTYRRAVCVYGAGDLQWLLNQHHLIANKFDPEVDDVAIRCLESYLRFKATHRVSLKTVESGSIVPKL; the protein is encoded by the coding sequence ATGTCTCCACTTCGGTTGTCAAGCTCTCAGAGTGTCTTCAGGAACTTATCTCTGATCGTACTGAGTGGCGCTATCTGTTTGTTCCTATGGGCCGCTCTCAGACCCTGCTCTGACAGGAAGACTCTCCGCTCTCCAGACCTCCCTCTGCACTACGCTGCAGACTTGTCGGCCTGCTCAGCCATCATCCGAGGAGACACAGAGGGTCTGGAGAAGGAACAGCTCAGCACACTGCTGAAGACCAAGAAGAAGAGCCAGCTGCTGTCGGAGGCATTCTACCACACCGTGACACGGGACTGCCAGAGATTTGTCACAGACAGAGAGTTCATCACCATGCCTCTCAGCCCGGAGGAGGAAGAGTTCCCCATTGCATTCTCCATGGTCATCCACGAGAAGATTGAGATGTTTGAGAGGCTCCTGCGTGCTCTGTACACTCCTCAGAACGTCTACTGCGTCCACATCGACCAGAAATCATCCGAGGACTTCAAGAGTGCAGTGAGGGCTATCGTGTCCTGCCTACCCAATGTGTTTGTGGCCAGTAAGATAGAGAGTGTGATCTATGCCTCCTGGTCCAGAGTGCAGGCTGACCTGAACTGTATGGAGGACCTGCTAAAGTCACCTGTCCAGTGGAGGTACCTTCTCAACACCTGTGGAACCGACTTCCCCATTAAGACCAACGCTGAGATGGTTCAGGCCCTCAAACTGCTGAACGGAAAGAACAGCAtggagtcagaggtcaccaatGGCTACAAGAAGGGCAGATGGCAGTTCCACCACAACGTCACGGACACAGTGGTCAGGACAGCGGTTAAGAAGACCCCTCCACCAATCAACACCCCCATGTTCTCTGGCAACGCCTACTTCGTGGTATCCAGGGCCTTCGTCCGTCACGTGATGAAGAGTCAGGAGGTCCGGGTCCTGCTGGAGTGGGAGAAGGACACCTATAGTCCTGACGAACACCTATGGGCCACTCTGCAGCGGATGCCCGCTGTCCCAGGCTCCAACCCCCCCAACAGTAAGTACCAGCAGTCAGATATGAACTCCATGGCCAGGGTAGTGAGGTGGAGCTACCATGCTGGGGATGTGAGGAGCGGAGCCCCTTACCCACACTGCTCCGGGACCTACAGGAGAGCTGTTTGTGTCTATGGAGCTGGAGACCTGCAGTGGCTCCTAAACCAACACCACCTTATCGCTAACAAGTTTGACCCCGAGGTGGATGATGTGGCGATCAGGTGTCTGGAGTCATACCTGCGCTTCAAAGCAACACACCGTGTATCATTAAAGACAGTGGAATCTGGGAGTATCGTACCAAAACTATAA